From Micromonospora nigra, one genomic window encodes:
- a CDS encoding penicillin-binding protein, with amino-acid sequence MRKRDHNVLTNAASLLICGLLAGVVVAAAAFPAVAMSGLAAKAGAETFGALPKELTVARAPQISYLLASDGKTPLATMYDENRRDVKLDDISINMRNAIVAAEDHDFYKHNGVDLNGVARAFVNNSTAGADRQGASTLTMQYVRMGIAYSATHPADVVAATEDTSARKLREMRYAIQLDKELSKDEILERYLNLAAFGNGAYGVYAASQVYFNKPPKKLSIDEAAMLAGLVKAPTSFDPTTKSGYPQAVARRDYVIDNMVKTGAITQEQAEEAKAVKLVVKGKRAPNGCVATNEKGWGFFCDYFYRWWMSQETFGSTSYDRERRLKSGGYTIVTTLDAQAQRAADKAVRRAKKETAKEAAMVAVVEPGTGRVRALAVNRNFKLDNPSDPKNKPHSDPVQRKRKRLGNYPNTVNPLLTGGDGITGYQAGSTFKIFTVVAALEKGIPLSYTINAQKQFKSDYIIDRNSPAACPGTNLYCPTNSVESMAGVHNMWSAFGRSVNTYFVPLQQQVGADNVIDVAQRMGIQFRESGDARRATKEGGAEQWGAFTLGVSQTTPLELANAYATLAADGKYCEPIPVQEIRDLDGNKLDIADPRCEKRLSTEVARAAVDAARCPVGDRSSTSRCTGATAGNVRGIVDAPVAGKSGTTDSEKSAALVAMTKQYAVAGIMADPDWPQTNVKMGHNVPDGINPPVFETLRDAMKGKKRINFEPPGQKISEGDQRSIPGVRCISVDQAKSRIQGAGFTAVVSSARVQSDCPVGQAAGTSPDGRTIKGGVVTIQVSAGSGRSEPSSGPPNGGGPTNPGRPPGRDD; translated from the coding sequence ATGCGGAAACGTGACCACAACGTACTGACCAACGCCGCATCGCTGCTCATCTGTGGCCTGTTGGCCGGTGTGGTGGTCGCGGCGGCGGCCTTCCCCGCGGTGGCGATGTCCGGCCTGGCCGCGAAGGCCGGTGCGGAGACCTTCGGGGCCCTGCCCAAGGAGCTGACCGTGGCCCGCGCGCCACAGATCAGCTACCTGCTGGCCTCCGACGGCAAGACCCCCCTCGCGACCATGTACGACGAGAACCGGCGCGACGTGAAGCTCGACGACATCTCGATCAACATGCGCAACGCGATCGTCGCCGCCGAGGACCACGACTTCTACAAGCACAACGGCGTCGACCTCAACGGCGTCGCCCGGGCGTTCGTCAACAACAGCACCGCCGGCGCCGACCGGCAGGGCGCCTCGACGCTGACCATGCAGTACGTCCGGATGGGCATCGCGTACTCGGCCACCCACCCGGCCGACGTGGTGGCCGCCACCGAGGACACCAGCGCCCGCAAGCTGCGCGAGATGCGGTACGCCATCCAGCTCGACAAGGAGCTGTCGAAGGACGAGATCCTGGAGCGCTACCTGAACCTGGCCGCGTTCGGCAACGGCGCGTACGGCGTCTACGCCGCCAGCCAGGTCTACTTCAACAAGCCGCCGAAGAAGCTCAGCATCGACGAGGCGGCCATGCTGGCGGGCCTCGTCAAGGCCCCCACCTCGTTCGACCCGACCACCAAGAGCGGCTACCCGCAGGCGGTCGCCCGGCGCGACTACGTGATCGACAACATGGTCAAGACCGGGGCGATCACCCAGGAGCAGGCCGAGGAGGCCAAGGCGGTCAAGCTGGTCGTCAAGGGCAAGCGGGCCCCCAACGGCTGCGTCGCCACCAACGAGAAGGGCTGGGGCTTCTTCTGCGACTACTTCTACCGCTGGTGGATGTCGCAGGAGACCTTCGGCTCGACCTCGTACGACCGGGAGCGGCGGCTCAAGAGCGGCGGCTACACGATCGTCACCACCCTCGACGCGCAGGCGCAGCGTGCCGCGGACAAGGCCGTCCGCAGGGCGAAGAAGGAGACCGCCAAGGAGGCCGCGATGGTGGCCGTGGTGGAGCCCGGAACCGGCCGGGTGCGGGCCCTCGCGGTCAACCGCAACTTCAAGCTCGACAACCCGAGCGACCCGAAGAACAAGCCGCACAGCGACCCCGTCCAGCGCAAGCGCAAGCGCCTCGGCAACTACCCGAACACGGTGAACCCCCTGCTCACCGGCGGTGACGGCATCACCGGCTACCAGGCCGGTTCGACCTTCAAGATCTTCACCGTCGTGGCCGCGCTGGAGAAGGGCATCCCGCTCAGCTACACCATCAACGCGCAGAAGCAGTTCAAGTCCGACTACATCATCGACAGGAACAGTCCGGCCGCCTGCCCCGGCACCAACCTCTACTGCCCCACGAACTCGGTGGAGAGCATGGCCGGCGTACACAACATGTGGAGCGCCTTCGGCCGGTCGGTCAACACCTACTTCGTGCCGCTCCAGCAGCAGGTCGGGGCCGACAACGTGATCGACGTGGCGCAGCGGATGGGCATCCAGTTCCGGGAGAGCGGCGACGCCCGCCGCGCCACCAAGGAGGGCGGCGCCGAGCAGTGGGGCGCGTTCACCCTGGGCGTCTCCCAGACCACCCCGCTGGAGCTGGCCAACGCCTACGCCACCCTCGCCGCCGACGGCAAGTACTGCGAGCCGATCCCGGTGCAGGAGATCCGCGACCTCGACGGCAACAAGCTGGACATCGCCGACCCGCGCTGCGAGAAGCGGCTCAGCACCGAGGTGGCCAGGGCCGCCGTCGACGCCGCGCGCTGCCCGGTCGGTGACCGGTCGTCGACGTCGCGGTGCACCGGCGCCACCGCCGGAAACGTGCGGGGGATCGTCGACGCACCGGTCGCCGGCAAGTCCGGCACCACCGACTCCGAGAAGTCCGCCGCGCTGGTCGCCATGACCAAGCAGTACGCGGTGGCCGGCATCATGGCCGACCCGGACTGGCCGCAGACCAACGTCAAGATGGGGCACAACGTGCCCGACGGCATCAATCCGCCGGTCTTCGAGACCCTCCGCGACGCCATGAAGGGCAAGAAGCGGATCAACTTCGAGCCGCCCGGCCAGAAGATCTCCGAAGGCGACCAGCGCAGCATCCCCGGGGTCCGGTGCATCTCGGTCGACCAGGCCAAGTCCCGCATCCAGGGGGCCGGCTTCACCGCTGTCGTCTCCTCCGCCCGGGTGCAGTCGGACTGCCCGGTGGGTCAGGCCGCCGGCACCAGCCCCGACGGGCGCACCATCAAGGGCGGCGTGGTGACCATCCAGGTCAGCGCCGGCAGCGGCCGCAGCGAGCCGAGCAGCGGCCCGCCCAACGGCGGCGGGCCCACCAACCCCGGCCGCCCGCCGGGCCGCGACGACTGA
- a CDS encoding replication initiator: protein MSAPLTLHRPGLAAGRDAQALQRAAAPDFFGWLEHTRAAAGCTRPVRLTGTLTAVEPGTGRVVGERHTDELPDRTLYKACGNRRAAQCPDCAWVYAGDAFQVVRCGLTGGKTVPATVAAHPVVLATFTAPSFGAVHHRHIPRHTCGDRRRCDCRPAPCHARRTAGTCPHGQPAACFTRHDANDPQLGRPLCLACYDHDHQVVWNAFSGELWRRTKQAIERHLTALCRRRGIAPVQVVTDSGKVRRVPPVRVSHGKVAEMQRRGAVHFHVLLRLDGVDPHDRHALVPPPAGITADDLDDAVHAAARQITVTTPAHPDRPRGWPVAWGEQVDVRRIGAGDGDVTDGKVAAYLAKYATKSTEATGHCSTRLNPDTIDAYADPEGDHLARLIDSCWRLGRPTHRHSNPTATLTGERQGDLDSKPNPYAGLRRWAHMLGYGGHFLTKARRYSVTFGLLRDTRAVYRRTEDADTPDTAGTVTAGTVTVGTLAFVGSGWLTNGDTLLANTSAAQYRERQRIGREELAHEAWLSGVAA from the coding sequence GTGTCTGCCCCGCTCACCCTGCACCGCCCCGGCCTCGCCGCCGGCCGTGACGCTCAAGCCCTGCAACGTGCTGCCGCGCCGGATTTCTTCGGCTGGCTGGAGCACACCCGCGCCGCCGCCGGCTGCACCCGGCCGGTCCGCCTGACCGGCACCCTCACCGCCGTCGAGCCCGGCACGGGCCGCGTCGTTGGGGAGCGGCATACCGACGAGTTGCCTGACCGGACGCTGTACAAGGCGTGCGGCAACCGCCGTGCCGCCCAGTGCCCCGACTGCGCCTGGGTCTACGCCGGTGACGCCTTCCAGGTCGTCCGCTGCGGCCTGACCGGTGGCAAGACCGTCCCCGCCACCGTCGCCGCGCATCCGGTCGTCTTAGCCACCTTCACCGCGCCGTCCTTCGGGGCGGTGCACCACCGGCACATCCCCCGGCACACCTGCGGAGACCGACGGCGCTGCGACTGTCGACCGGCACCCTGCCACGCCCGCCGCACCGCCGGCACCTGCCCGCACGGGCAGCCCGCAGCCTGCTTCACCCGACACGACGCCAATGATCCACAGCTCGGTCGGCCACTGTGCCTGGCCTGCTACGACCACGATCACCAGGTTGTCTGGAACGCCTTCTCCGGCGAGCTGTGGCGGCGCACCAAGCAGGCCATCGAACGTCACCTCACCGCACTGTGCCGGCGACGAGGCATCGCCCCCGTCCAGGTCGTCACCGACTCCGGCAAGGTGCGTCGGGTGCCTCCGGTGCGGGTGTCGCACGGCAAGGTCGCCGAGATGCAGCGCCGGGGCGCGGTGCACTTCCACGTCCTGCTGCGTCTCGACGGCGTCGACCCCCACGACCGGCACGCCCTGGTCCCGCCGCCGGCCGGCATCACCGCCGATGACCTTGACGACGCCGTGCACGCCGCCGCCCGGCAGATCACCGTCACCACCCCCGCCCACCCAGACCGGCCACGGGGCTGGCCGGTCGCCTGGGGTGAGCAGGTCGACGTACGTCGCATCGGCGCCGGCGACGGGGACGTAACCGACGGGAAGGTGGCCGCCTACCTGGCCAAGTACGCCACCAAGTCCACCGAGGCCACCGGCCATTGCTCCACCCGACTCAACCCCGACACCATCGACGCCTACGCCGACCCGGAAGGTGACCACCTCGCCCGGCTCATCGACTCCTGCTGGCGACTCGGCCGCCCCACCCACCGCCACAGCAACCCCACCGCCACCCTGACCGGCGAGCGTCAAGGCGACCTTGACAGCAAACCGAACCCCTACGCCGGTCTGCGCCGCTGGGCGCACATGCTCGGCTACGGCGGCCACTTCCTCACCAAGGCCCGCCGCTACTCGGTCACCTTCGGCCTGCTCCGCGACACCCGCGCCGTCTACCGCCGCACCGAAGACGCCGACACCCCCGACACCGCCGGCACGGTCACCGCCGGCACGGTCACCGTGGGCACGCTGGCATTCGTCGGCTCCGGCTGGCTGACCAACGGAGACACCCTGCTCGCCAACACCTCCGCCGCCCAATACCGCGAACGCCAACGCATCGGTCGGGAAGAACTCGCCCACGAAGCGTGGCTGAGCGGGGTCGCCGCATGA
- a CDS encoding WhiB family transcriptional regulator yields the protein MGMITDWPSLAACQNGDPDALFVQGAEQNVAKRICRSCPVRYECLADALDNRIEFGVWGGMTERERRALLRRHPQVTSWRKMFEAAMKKNARDKTGKDKILVTSAG from the coding sequence ATGGGCATGATCACTGACTGGCCGTCGCTGGCGGCGTGTCAGAACGGGGACCCGGACGCGTTGTTCGTACAGGGCGCCGAACAGAACGTGGCGAAACGGATCTGCCGAAGCTGCCCAGTCAGGTACGAGTGCCTGGCCGACGCACTGGACAACCGGATCGAGTTCGGCGTGTGGGGAGGCATGACGGAGCGCGAACGCCGGGCGCTGCTGCGTCGTCACCCCCAGGTGACGAGCTGGCGCAAGATGTTCGAGGCCGCCATGAAGAAGAACGCCAGGGACAAGACCGGCAAGGACAAGATCCTCGTCACCTCGGCCGGCTGA
- a CDS encoding IS3 family transposase — protein sequence MTFIYEHRDQFAVALLLRVLNIGASTYYAWLKQAEQPCDRDVVDLGLISNIHEIWEASGHTYGADRVHRQLRRDGIRVGRKRVERLMAQQGWQGAFLRRGWRGGCTRQDPRATPAPDLVNRQFTATGPNRLWVADATRIPCGEGVFWLAAVRDAFSRRIVGWKTSDRCDTDLILAALEYGIWSRDVRDGQLIHHSDRGSNYTSFRFAERLQDNGILPSMGSVGDSFDNALMENFWSTLKIELVYRTSWRTRDEAENAIFAYIDGWYNTRRIQKELGYLSPDEHETAWHTRQHNPAEPTIATPAPAGSR from the coding sequence ATGACGTTCATTTATGAACACCGTGACCAGTTCGCGGTCGCGCTCCTGCTACGGGTCCTGAACATCGGCGCCTCGACGTACTACGCGTGGCTCAAGCAGGCCGAACAGCCCTGCGACCGCGACGTGGTCGACCTGGGCCTGATCTCCAACATCCACGAGATCTGGGAGGCGTCCGGGCACACCTACGGTGCGGACCGGGTGCACCGGCAGCTACGCCGCGACGGCATTCGCGTGGGCCGCAAGCGGGTGGAACGACTGATGGCGCAACAGGGCTGGCAGGGCGCGTTCCTGCGTCGCGGCTGGCGGGGCGGCTGCACCCGACAGGACCCTCGGGCGACGCCGGCGCCGGACCTGGTCAACCGGCAGTTCACCGCGACCGGGCCGAACCGGCTCTGGGTCGCCGACGCCACCCGCATCCCCTGCGGCGAAGGGGTGTTCTGGTTGGCAGCGGTCCGGGACGCCTTCTCCCGCCGGATCGTCGGCTGGAAGACCTCCGACCGCTGCGACACCGACCTGATCCTCGCCGCCCTCGAATACGGCATCTGGTCGCGCGACGTCCGCGACGGCCAGTTGATCCACCACAGCGACAGGGGATCGAACTACACGTCGTTCCGCTTCGCGGAACGCTTACAGGACAACGGGATCCTGCCGTCGATGGGCTCCGTCGGCGACTCGTTCGACAACGCGCTCATGGAGAACTTCTGGTCGACACTGAAGATCGAACTCGTCTACCGCACATCGTGGCGGACCCGCGACGAGGCCGAGAACGCGATCTTCGCCTACATCGACGGCTGGTACAACACTCGCCGCATTCAGAAGGAACTGGGCTACCTCAGCCCCGACGAGCACGAAACCGCCTGGCACACCCGCCAGCACAACCCAGCCGAACCAACTATCGCCACCCCTGCACCAGCCGGCAGCAGGTAA
- a CDS encoding GatB/YqeY domain-containing protein, giving the protein MSTLKDRLTADMRAALKARDELTTSTLRMALAAVGTAEVSGKAKRELTDDEVLVVLTKEAKKRREAATAFADAGRAEQAAKETAEGEVLERYLPKQLSDAELTEAVAGALAAGGFTGRAQMGPAMKAAQAAVAGQAEGGRVAAEVRRQLGL; this is encoded by the coding sequence ATGAGCACGTTGAAGGACCGCCTGACCGCCGACATGCGTGCCGCCCTGAAGGCGCGCGACGAGTTGACCACCTCCACCCTGCGGATGGCCCTGGCGGCCGTCGGCACCGCCGAGGTCTCCGGCAAGGCCAAGCGCGAGCTCACCGACGACGAGGTGCTGGTCGTGCTGACGAAGGAGGCGAAGAAGCGTCGAGAGGCGGCCACCGCCTTCGCCGACGCGGGTCGCGCCGAGCAGGCCGCGAAGGAGACGGCCGAGGGTGAGGTGCTGGAGCGCTACCTGCCGAAGCAGCTCTCCGACGCCGAGCTGACCGAGGCGGTGGCGGGGGCGCTCGCCGCGGGCGGGTTCACCGGCAGGGCGCAGATGGGCCCGGCCATGAAGGCGGCCCAGGCGGCGGTGGCCGGCCAGGCCGAGGGGGGCCGGGTGGCCGCCGAGGTACGCCGCCAGCTCGGCCTCTGA
- a CDS encoding transposase, whose translation MAAPKKYPDELRQRAVRLYLDSDPKPVIRRLAEQLGVHHEALRNWIRQAEADAGERHDRPTSEMAEENRRLRREVAELRRANEILKAASAYFAAELDPTRRRS comes from the coding sequence GTGGCAGCACCGAAGAAGTACCCCGATGAGTTGCGCCAGCGCGCTGTGCGCTTGTACCTCGATTCGGACCCCAAGCCCGTGATCCGGCGCCTGGCCGAGCAGTTGGGCGTGCATCACGAGGCGTTGCGGAACTGGATCCGTCAGGCCGAGGCCGACGCTGGTGAGCGTCATGACCGGCCCACCAGCGAGATGGCCGAGGAGAACCGGCGGCTGCGCCGGGAAGTCGCTGAGCTGCGGCGGGCGAACGAGATCCTGAAAGCGGCGAGCGCGTATTTCGCGGCGGAGCTCGACCCGACCCGGCGACGGTCATGA
- a CDS encoding metallophosphoesterase, with translation MRKRTLFRLATATVATGAAALAYAALVERNMFTLRRYDVPVLPAGAEPLRVLHLSDLHMTPDQTRKQNWVASLAALDPDLVVVTGDNMAHPAAVPGVLRALQPLLDFPGAFVFGSNDYTGPVWKNPFTYFLPDREYAEGAELPHAELRDILTGTGWLDLNNRRTTVKAGGREIEIVGVDDPHIERDDYAAVAGPVTGAADLSIALTHSPEPALLDQMAADGFGLLLAGHTHGGQVCVPGYGALVTNCGLPRSMAKGLHRWPGSDSWLHVSAGLGTHPTAPIRFACPPEASVLTLIPR, from the coding sequence ATGCGAAAGCGCACACTATTCCGGCTCGCGACCGCCACCGTCGCGACGGGTGCCGCCGCCCTGGCGTACGCGGCGCTCGTCGAGCGCAACATGTTCACCCTGCGGCGGTACGACGTGCCGGTGCTCCCCGCCGGCGCCGAGCCGCTGCGCGTGCTGCACCTGTCGGACCTGCACATGACGCCCGACCAGACGCGCAAGCAGAACTGGGTGGCCTCGCTGGCCGCCCTCGACCCGGACCTGGTCGTCGTCACCGGGGACAACATGGCCCACCCGGCGGCGGTGCCGGGGGTGCTGCGCGCCCTGCAACCGCTGCTCGACTTCCCGGGGGCGTTCGTCTTCGGTTCCAACGACTACACGGGGCCGGTCTGGAAGAACCCCTTCACCTACTTCCTGCCCGACCGGGAGTACGCCGAGGGTGCCGAACTGCCCCACGCGGAGCTGCGGGACATCCTCACCGGCACCGGCTGGCTCGACCTGAACAACCGCCGTACCACCGTCAAGGCCGGCGGCCGGGAGATCGAGATCGTCGGTGTGGACGACCCGCACATCGAACGCGACGACTACGCGGCGGTCGCCGGCCCGGTAACCGGGGCAGCCGACCTGTCGATCGCCCTGACCCACTCCCCCGAGCCGGCCTTACTCGACCAGATGGCCGCCGACGGCTTCGGACTGCTGCTCGCCGGCCACACCCACGGCGGGCAGGTCTGCGTGCCCGGCTACGGGGCGCTGGTCACCAACTGCGGGCTGCCCCGCTCGATGGCCAAGGGGCTGCACCGGTGGCCGGGCTCGGACTCGTGGCTGCACGTCTCCGCCGGCCTCGGCACCCACCCGACCGCGCCGATCCGGTTCGCCTGCCCCCCGGAGGCCAGCGTCCTCACCCTGATCCCACGCTGA
- a CDS encoding winged helix-turn-helix domain-containing protein, which yields MSEAAYLQVVRDIREQVSSGQLKPGDKLPSFAALCEHYKVSNTVIRAAMLLLKAEGLIDGRQGKGVYVANPLPR from the coding sequence ATGTCTGAAGCTGCCTATCTACAGGTCGTCCGGGATATCCGCGAGCAAGTCAGCTCCGGTCAGTTGAAGCCGGGTGACAAGCTGCCCTCGTTCGCCGCCCTCTGTGAGCACTACAAGGTCAGCAACACCGTCATCCGCGCCGCCATGCTCCTGCTCAAGGCCGAAGGGCTGATCGACGGCCGGCAGGGCAAGGGCGTCTACGTCGCCAACCCGCTTCCCCGGTAA
- a CDS encoding helix-turn-helix domain-containing protein: MSRELTPRWYSPAEVAVLLGFGLSKVKAKIATGELRSIKDGKYRRILPEWVDEYIREQVERQEAA; the protein is encoded by the coding sequence ATGAGCCGAGAACTCACCCCGCGCTGGTACTCACCCGCCGAGGTCGCCGTCCTGCTCGGCTTCGGCCTGTCCAAGGTCAAGGCGAAGATCGCCACCGGCGAACTGCGCTCCATCAAGGACGGCAAGTACCGCCGCATCCTGCCCGAGTGGGTCGACGAGTACATCCGTGAGCAGGTCGAGCGGCAGGAGGCCGCTTGA
- a CDS encoding barstar family protein codes for MMNGWWSGSTDQLAVCSGSAPVELAAVLPATGRFVVAHLDGTRMTDADHALYEFSDALLFPGYFGWNWDALSDCLRDLNWLPADGYLIVVENAPQLLSSSVEDQHTLFRILYQAVRHWASPLGQPEGKGSPFKVLLLCDRDEEAALLRQEIVYAVHKMR; via the coding sequence ATGATGAACGGCTGGTGGAGCGGCTCCACTGACCAGCTCGCGGTCTGCTCGGGCAGTGCCCCGGTGGAGCTCGCCGCTGTGCTACCGGCAACGGGCAGGTTCGTCGTTGCCCACCTTGACGGAACGAGGATGACGGATGCGGACCACGCCCTCTACGAGTTCTCCGACGCGCTCCTCTTTCCTGGCTACTTCGGCTGGAACTGGGATGCGTTGTCCGACTGCCTTCGTGATCTGAACTGGTTACCGGCGGACGGGTACCTGATCGTGGTCGAGAACGCGCCCCAGTTGCTGTCGAGCAGTGTCGAGGATCAGCACACGTTATTCCGAATCCTGTATCAAGCCGTTCGTCACTGGGCGAGCCCGCTCGGCCAGCCGGAGGGCAAGGGCAGCCCGTTCAAGGTGCTGCTGCTGTGCGACCGTGACGAGGAGGCGGCGCTGTTGCGGCAGGAGATCGTCTACGCAGTCCACAAGATGCGGTGA
- a CDS encoding flavin reductase: MTTHLPVTPGWTCGGCGADWPCKTRRRELRAEYDRAPVSLALYLAAQLVDAAQDLTHVPAGHLHHRFLGWTR; this comes from the coding sequence ATGACGACACACCTCCCGGTCACACCGGGCTGGACCTGCGGCGGCTGCGGAGCCGACTGGCCCTGCAAGACCCGCCGACGGGAGCTACGGGCGGAGTACGACCGCGCCCCGGTGTCGCTGGCCCTCTACCTGGCCGCCCAACTCGTCGACGCCGCCCAGGACCTGACCCACGTCCCCGCCGGCCACCTGCACCACCGATTCCTCGGCTGGACCCGATGA
- a CDS encoding ArsA family ATPase → MVPSDTAAPQLDVDQILADPGVRIVVCCGAGGVGKTTTAAALALRAAEQHGRRTVVLTIDPARRLAQSLGLTELDNTPRQVKGIDVEDSGGELHAMMLDMKRTFDDVVLQHTDPAKAAEIFANPFYQAMSSTFAGTQEYMAMEKLGQLHARGEWDLIVVDTPPSRSALDFLDAPARLSRFLDGRMLRLLLAPARTGGRSMFSLVTASFGMFSKVVQKVLGAQLLTDLSGFVAALDSMFGGFRQRAEQTYRILQARETAFLLVAAPESDAVREAAYFAGRLREERMPLAGLVLNRVHLSAVPALDAAQSLAAARRLAAAGGHEGTADMLRAHAALAQQADRERRVAARFTEAFPQVPAVSVPAQPADVHDVDGLRTIGAAISRG, encoded by the coding sequence TTGGTGCCTTCCGACACCGCGGCGCCGCAGCTCGACGTCGACCAGATCCTCGCCGACCCGGGCGTGCGCATCGTGGTCTGCTGCGGGGCGGGCGGGGTGGGCAAGACGACCACGGCCGCCGCGCTCGCGCTGCGCGCGGCCGAACAGCACGGCCGGCGTACGGTGGTGCTCACCATCGATCCTGCCCGCCGGCTGGCGCAGTCCCTCGGTCTGACCGAGCTGGACAACACGCCCCGGCAGGTCAAGGGCATCGACGTCGAGGACAGCGGCGGCGAGTTGCACGCCATGATGCTCGACATGAAGCGCACCTTCGACGACGTGGTGCTCCAGCACACCGATCCGGCGAAGGCCGCGGAGATCTTCGCCAACCCCTTCTACCAGGCGATGAGTTCGACCTTCGCCGGTACGCAGGAGTACATGGCGATGGAGAAGCTGGGTCAGCTGCACGCCCGGGGCGAGTGGGACCTGATCGTGGTCGACACCCCGCCGTCGCGGTCGGCGCTCGACTTCCTCGACGCCCCGGCGCGGCTGTCGCGCTTCCTGGACGGGCGGATGCTGCGGCTGCTGCTCGCCCCGGCGCGCACCGGCGGGCGGAGCATGTTCAGCCTGGTGACAGCCTCGTTCGGGATGTTCTCGAAGGTCGTGCAGAAGGTGCTGGGCGCCCAACTGTTGACCGACCTGTCGGGCTTCGTGGCCGCACTGGATTCGATGTTCGGCGGCTTCCGGCAGCGCGCGGAGCAGACGTACCGCATCCTCCAGGCGCGGGAGACAGCGTTCCTGCTGGTCGCGGCGCCGGAATCGGACGCGGTCCGGGAGGCCGCCTACTTCGCCGGCCGGCTGCGCGAGGAACGGATGCCGTTGGCCGGTCTGGTGCTCAACCGGGTGCACCTGTCGGCGGTGCCGGCCCTCGACGCGGCGCAGAGCCTGGCGGCGGCGCGGCGGCTGGCCGCAGCCGGCGGCCACGAGGGCACGGCGGACATGCTGCGGGCACACGCCGCACTGGCCCAGCAGGCGGACCGCGAGCGGCGGGTGGCGGCGCGCTTCACGGAGGCGTTCCCGCAGGTGCCCGCGGTGTCCGTGCCGGCGCAGCCCGCCGACGTGCACGACGTCGACGGGCTGCGGACGATCGGCGCGGCGATCAGCCGCGGTTGA
- a CDS encoding ArsA-related P-loop ATPase: MGAAQRPGEPAGTGWPARLHVVTGKGGTGKTSVAAALALALAAGGRRTLLVEVEGRQGIAQLFGTDPLPYEERHLTDAPGGGEVRALAVDAEEALLEYLDMFYKLGAAGRALRKLGAIDFATTIAPGLRDVLLTGKVKEATSRRAGQRRVYDAVVLDAPPTGRIGRFLNVTAETARLAKVGPIKTQSEGVSALLRSPMTAVHVVTLLEEMPVQETVDAIAELTSLGFGVGRVIVNATRPPLPAGRVVTEAELADGLRAAGLPTDPAILAGLRNEARDQVIRRELEDSLRADLVELGLPLIELPLLPDGVDRAGLETLAEALVKAD; the protein is encoded by the coding sequence GTGGGAGCAGCGCAGCGACCGGGCGAGCCGGCCGGCACGGGATGGCCCGCCCGCCTGCACGTGGTGACCGGTAAGGGCGGCACGGGCAAGACCAGCGTGGCGGCTGCGCTGGCCCTGGCGCTGGCTGCCGGGGGCCGGCGCACGCTGCTGGTGGAGGTCGAGGGGCGGCAGGGCATCGCCCAGCTGTTCGGCACGGATCCGCTGCCCTACGAGGAGCGGCACCTCACCGACGCTCCGGGCGGCGGCGAGGTGCGCGCCCTGGCGGTCGACGCCGAGGAGGCCCTCCTCGAGTACCTCGACATGTTCTACAAGCTCGGCGCGGCAGGTCGCGCGCTGCGCAAGCTGGGCGCGATCGACTTCGCCACCACCATCGCACCCGGCCTGCGCGACGTGCTGCTCACCGGCAAGGTCAAGGAGGCCACCAGCCGCAGGGCCGGCCAGCGCCGGGTGTACGACGCGGTGGTGCTGGACGCCCCGCCGACCGGGCGCATCGGGCGCTTCCTCAACGTCACGGCGGAGACCGCCCGGCTGGCCAAGGTGGGCCCGATCAAGACCCAGAGCGAGGGGGTGTCGGCGCTGCTGCGTTCCCCGATGACCGCCGTGCACGTGGTCACGCTGCTGGAGGAGATGCCCGTGCAGGAGACGGTCGACGCGATCGCCGAGCTGACCTCGCTCGGCTTCGGGGTGGGTCGGGTGATCGTGAACGCGACCCGGCCGCCGTTGCCCGCCGGGCGGGTGGTCACCGAGGCCGAGCTGGCCGACGGGCTGCGGGCCGCCGGGCTGCCCACCGACCCGGCTATCCTGGCGGGACTGCGGAACGAGGCACGCGACCAGGTGATCCGGCGCGAGCTGGAGGATTCGCTGCGAGCCGACCTGGTGGAACTCGGGCTGCCCCTGATCGAGCTGCCGCTGCTGCCCGACGGGGTGGACCGGGCCGGCCTCGAAACGCTGGCCGAGGCGCTCGTCAAGGCGGATTGA